The Haloarcula rubripromontorii region AGTTGCCCATCTCGGTGTAGGACTGTCGTTCCGTCTAACTCAGCGATGCCAGGACTACACCCGCTCTCACTGTCGCCGTCAGTCACGTTCGCGACGATCCACTCCTGTGGACTCTCCGAGATGACGTCTAGAATGGGAGCAGTCCCGAAGTCGAAATCGTGGTTTCCTACCGTCTCCACATCGGTACTCACTGCCCGGAAAAACGGTAGCGCTTGACGGCCTTCGCAGTAATGAGCGAGAACACCCGGGGCAGTGTTGTCGCCGGTACCAGCGACGACTGTGTCCTCTCCGTGGATCGACTGGATCGTTCCGGCGAGCTGACCCATCCGAACGGGGTCGTCACAGGCGTTCTCAATGTCAGAGTAATGGACCAACCGGACTGACATCGCTCAAAGCTGATTCCAGCGACGCATGGAAATCAATTTCGCTTGTGACTTCTCGGCAGTGAGCTGACGTTCTGGGCCGCCTCGGCGAGACCGTTCCCGTTGCTGGGCGAGATCAACTGCCCCAAAGCAAAGTAGCCTCGACCGGGGCGTCCGCCAGTTGTTCCAGTCAGAGGTCTCTATGTTGACTGATCGGCTAGCTCTTTGAGCTCCACCAGCCGCGGCAGTTCTGTAACGCCGCTAAGTACGACTAAAACCGACAACGTGTTTCGGTCGGGTGTCGGCATGTCGCCACTCCGGACCTCCGGCGACTGGAGTTCCTCGGTAAGCCATCGCCGCCCGTCGGTAACGGCATCCCGAATCAGCCACGCGGGCGGCCCAGCAAACACAGCCAGGGCTCTATCGGCGGACGCCAGCTCGCACTGTGTCGTTAGTTTGCCACGCACCGCTCGGCGAAGTGTCGTCTCGACGGCGTTGTATGCCTCTATCTCGTCAACGTCGTCCGAGCTGTCACCGAGAAAACGGTTCTTGAGCTGGTCTATAACTGTCCCGGCCCCGCTCCCACTGTCCGCCTGCAGGTCCTGACTGGCGTAGCCAAGCGTTGTGAAACCAGAGTCTGAAACGGTATTGATAATCTCGCTAGCGTCAACGACACTCTGACCGACAGTGTCGGATCCCGTCGCTTCACCTGCGGCGAATAGCGCCCCGAGCCGCGCCACAACTGTTTCGTTCAGTGTCTCGGAGGCCTCATCGACCGTCTGGCCGCTCCCGAGCCACGCTTGGTTGTCGAACAGTATCTGTCCGTCGACGGTCGATTCCAGCGCCCGGAGTGCCTGCATCGTGTTCGCGGCTGCGTCGTCGTCGCTGCCGGCGGGTAACACCGATAAACAGTAGAGTGGGGTCGAGTAAACCGCTCTGAGCGCGTCGGCAATGTGGGCTGTGGCGCCGCTGCCAGTCCCGCCTGCAAGCCCGGCCACGAGGACGATGGCGTCGATATCACTCGTTATCAGTTCGTCTATCGCCCGGCGAACTTCGCGCCGTTCGTCTTCGATGGCGGCGATAGCGCTCGCTCGGTCCCCGTTCGTTCCGGTCCCAGTTGTTTCGGAGAGCCCGAAGGCATGTCGCCGGTCGGCCGGGAGTCTTTCCAGTTCGCCGAGCGCTTCGGTGTCCGTGTCGAAGGCACAGGCTGCGCCGAGATACGGCGCTTCGCGGCGTTCGCTGTCCTGCCACAGTCGCTCAACGATTCGGCCACCGGCACCACCGATACCAACTGCCGCGACTCGCATACGTCCCGTTTCGTGTCGTCTACTATTAATAATCCGACTCAGTGCGATACCACCACCGGTATTGCTACGAGAAGAGTTACGGCAGAAGCTACGAAGGTGCTTCAGTAGCGCCCCACAGAAGTAATATTTGAGCGCAGTACTATCACCTACTGTCGGAACAGAGGCCTGTCACACGACAAGCGCTGAAGAGGACCGTGGCTCACGAGCTTGCCAATGAACCAGCCGACTCTCTGTCTGTCATCGTTTCAGGCGGGTCGATAGGTGGCCTGTTTACCGGCATTGCTCTCGAAAATTATAGGCTCCGCTCTGTGTGCGGTCCTCTCGGTTCTCAAAGGGCTGGCTCGTAGAGTCTGGTGTTGGTTTCCCGCTGTGTAAGAATGGATGGGGTGTTACTTGCCTGCTTGTCTGGTAGTCAGTATATGACTCTCGTTGTGCCGTTTGACGGCTCCGAATTAGCAGAGGCAGCACTCGTCCGGGCAACGGAGTTCGGCAACGTCTTCGAAGAGGACGTGCTGGCCGTCAGTGTCGTCCGGAACGGGAATGCAGAGTACGCTCGGGAACACGACTGGATCGGGCCGAACGAAGGATTCGACTTGGAGAGCGTTGTCAGCTCACTGCACGAGCAGGTGATAGAACTGTGTCCGAGTTCCGATTTCCGACATACAGTCGTGGATCGGTACGCACCGGCCGGGTCGGTGGCGAAAGCCATCCGCAAGATGGCCAAGAGAGAAGACGCGTCAATGGTCTTTATCGGGAGTGAAAACGCCGGCCACCTCGTCACGAGTATCAGCAGTGTCGGCGGATCGATTGCCTCGGACGACGCTTACGACGTCGTCATCGTTCGCAATTGCAATCCGTCCAAAATCGCTAAACTCAAGAATACGTCCCCACACAGGCAGTCGAAATCCGATTTTTATCTCCCGGAATAGGGAACGATGCCGGCCGCACAGTATCCCGGAACCGACAGAAGGAAGGCTGATATCACAACTATTTTTGTTACCAACTGTATATCGTTAGGTGGGTTCTGGTCCTCGCTCCATTTCCCCTTGAATCCAATCCAGTTCATCGATTGGCCCGAGTCCAGAACCTGTCGTCGTGGATGACGACTTCGAATGGTGCGTGCACGCCACTCCCCCCGGCTGCCCACCATTCATTTGCTGACGACTACTGAGTCGCTGTTGTCCCATGTAGCACCTTTGTGGATATTCACCTGTCGACACGCCGCTTCCTCCAGTAGCGGAGTGGCTACCGGCCAGTGTGTTGGCACTCGTTGTTCGTGCGTTCTAACCGGCGTACTATATCGTTAAATCGGCCGGTCATCCACGCCACTCTCGTCGTACATTCACGCGGCGCTGTAGTCGTCGATGGCGACTCGTAAAACGGAGAAGGGGAAAACCAGGTTGGCAGACACTGGCGTTGGCCCCACTGGCTATATATACTCCAGTAGTATAAGCTTTTTGATATTTCAGTTATAGTATTATCTAATAGTGTAGCGAATAATAGGCGACGCGGGAGGCGAACGCCTACATTACTTTTTTGCGCAGATAGGCTGAGATGGCTTCACTGATGAGCACAAGGCCCAGAATCGAGATGAGTATCGTCAGGACTGCTTCCCAATTGAAGTAATT contains the following coding sequences:
- a CDS encoding universal stress protein → MTLVVPFDGSELAEAALVRATEFGNVFEEDVLAVSVVRNGNAEYAREHDWIGPNEGFDLESVVSSLHEQVIELCPSSDFRHTVVDRYAPAGSVAKAIRKMAKREDASMVFIGSENAGHLVTSISSVGGSIASDDAYDVVIVRNCNPSKIAKLKNTSPHRQSKSDFYLPE
- a CDS encoding tubulin/FtsZ family protein, which gives rise to MRVAAVGIGGAGGRIVERLWQDSERREAPYLGAACAFDTDTEALGELERLPADRRHAFGLSETTGTGTNGDRASAIAAIEDERREVRRAIDELITSDIDAIVLVAGLAGGTGSGATAHIADALRAVYSTPLYCLSVLPAGSDDDAAANTMQALRALESTVDGQILFDNQAWLGSGQTVDEASETLNETVVARLGALFAAGEATGSDTVGQSVVDASEIINTVSDSGFTTLGYASQDLQADSGSGAGTVIDQLKNRFLGDSSDDVDEIEAYNAVETTLRRAVRGKLTTQCELASADRALAVFAGPPAWLIRDAVTDGRRWLTEELQSPEVRSGDMPTPDRNTLSVLVVLSGVTELPRLVELKELADQST